DNA sequence from the Nicotiana tomentosiformis chromosome 3, ASM39032v3, whole genome shotgun sequence genome:
cccaggccccaatcttcctttcttcttcgcattcacgttgcctgggccgcgttcgcgaaggcttgccctgctccttcttcacgttcgcgtccacaacttcacgttcgtgaaggccaaaccatcagtccctcaaattcctcttcgcgaacgggggactcccttcgcgttcgcaaagaaggaaaccagacttcagcaacaacagtccaaacaactccaatttggtccaaaaccaccctgaaatacaccccgagcccctcaggaccccgtccaatcataccaacctgccccataacataacacgaacctgctcgaagcctcaaatcacattaaacaacatcgaaatgatgaattgcacctcaaatcaaaatctatgaactttgaactttcaaattctataacttgtggcgaaacacatcaaatcaatccggaataactttaaatttttcatacaagtcataaatgacataacagacctattcaaatttccagaattggattccgacctcgatatcaaaaagtcaaccccccggtcaaacttcccaaaaattcaactttcgacatttcaagcttaattccactacggacctccaaataattttccggacacgctcctaagtccaaaatcaccatacggagctattgacaccatcaaaatttcattctggAGTCTTTTTCTCacaagtcaactctccggtcaactctttccatttaagcttcaaattaaggattgtttttttaatttaatttcgaatctttagtaaatcaaactagaccatacccgcgggtcataatacatatttcgaagctgatcgagaccttaagtcactaaatgggacgtaaattcttaaaataacaagttgggtcgttacacttaggTTCAGTGGTAGAAGAATACACTATGAGATAATGGTAGTATGAGTTTgtgatgttgttatatgtgacaTAGGAAGACAAGGGATAGTGGCAAGATTGCATTTGTTTTGAACTGGTTACATAATCTTGGAACCAAAGATGTGATCTTCCTATCCTGCCAGATATTCTGAGAGGATGATCATTAGTTGGTTCAGATGTGTGCTATGCAATGGTCCCATCTCCTGCATTTGTTAGTATTGGATTTGTGATATGGAGCTCCTCATGAGGACTCCTGGCTTCCTCAGGTGGTGCCACATATGGTGCTGAGGCAGACTCCCTAGGTGGTGAACTAGAGGGAGCACCAGATGACACCACTTCATAGGGAACACTGTTATTAGAAGACAACAAGTTAAGAACTGGAAATAGAGGAGTGCCTATATCCTTCATATGCTTGAAGGGGAATATCTGCTCCTGGAATATGACATTACTGCTAACAAAGAAAGATTTAGTGTTTAGTGAGTACAATTTGTACCCCTTATGAGTGGATGAATACCCTATCATTACAACTAGTATGGCTCTAGCAGCAAATTTGTCATGCTCCTTTGGACTGGTTGCATATCAGAAAGATCCAAAGACCTTAATATGTGACAAGGAAGGTGGATGCAAATAAAGCATTTCAAAGGGAGACTTGTTGTGAATGACTCTAGAAGGTAGTCTGTTGATGAGGTACACAACAATACTTATGCATTCACCCCAGAACTTCAAGGGAACGGCAGCTTGAAATCTAAAAGATCTAGCCATCTCCAGAATGGTTCTATGCTTCCTCTCAACTACTCTATTCTGTTGAGGGGTGTAAATACATGAAGTTTGATGGGAAATGCCAAGACCTGGCAATAGTTGTTGAAATTCATTGCTGCAGAATTCACTACCATTATCTGTTCTGAGTACCTTAACAGTAGTGGAAAACACATTTTGTGTTTTAGTTAAGAAGTCTCTCAAAACCACAATAGTGTCAGACTTAGAATGAATGAGGAACACCTATGTGTATCTAGTGTAGTCATCTACAACAGTAACAAAGTATTTCTTTCCATCATATGTGGGAACTCTATAGGGTCCCCATATGTCCCAATGCAATAGATCAAACACATACTTAGAATTAGTATTACTTAGCTGAAAAGGTAATTTTGATTGCTTTGCTAATGGACACACAGTGCAATGTGTTACATTTTTCAAGGAACTAAGAgacttttgtttctttattacatCAACATGTGCATGACCTAACCTCATATGCCACAAATGAGGAGTTTCAGTACTTATACAAGTGCTAGTAGCTATATGTGCACATTTATTATTAGTTGTAGAGACTTATTCTTCATAGGAAGCCTTCCTTTCAGCAGATAGAGCCCATGATATTCCTTACCATTCCCCATCACCTGACCATTATAGAGGTTCTGAAAGACACAGAAATCAGGAAAGAAAGCTACTAAGCATTGTAGTTCCTTGGTGAGCTGAGAGACAGACAAGAGGTTGTACTTAAAGTTAGGTATGTAAATCACATTACTGATATCCTGATCCTTAAGTATAGTAGAATTCCCTTTATGAGACACTAGGACAGTGGTTCTTGTAGGTAAGTGAACTTTGCTTCTTTGTGATGTAGGAATTTGTTGATAGTTATTTAATATCTGTAGATTTGCTGTCATATGATTTGATGCACCTGTGTCTACTATCCAGTTGTGATTAACATACTCATACAGTAAGGATATCAGAATACCTACAGATGAAGCTTTGCTAGAGGCTCCTTCCTCAGTTCCGTTGTTAAGCAAGTGCACAATCTGTTGGTATTGCTCCTGAGTGAAGAAGGGTACAAATATCTTGTCTGGTGCTTGTTGAGGCTAAGTGAAATATGAATAACCTCCTCTAAACTGTGATGGCTGAGACAGACTAATCTCACCTTTGCATTATTGATTAACACCTTGTTGTTGACAACAACCTACTGCATTACAACCTTCTCCTGTTGGATAAGCTGTATCACTGGCATAATTTGAGTAGATGCCAGGACTAGCACCTTTTCTTTTGTACTTGAAATCTGGTGGATACCCAATCAACTTGTAGTAGTTTTCCTTTGTATGTCCCTTGAAGTGACAATATTCACATTGAACTTGACTTTTCTTTTGTCTGTAATTACCAGCTGGTTTAAATTGGATCCTTGTGTTGTTAGTTACTTTGTTGCTGTAGAGTGCAGTGATATCTAAACTCTCAGTAACTTGCACTGCCTGAGTGAAATTGGCTAGATTCCTTTGACTGTCCTGATCAACAAGCATTGAGTATGCTTTATTGATACTGGGAATAGGAATCATCATCATGATCTGACTTCTAGCTTGTGAGTATGACTCATTCAGGCCCATAAGAAATTGCAGAAGTCTGTGATATTCAAAGTGCTATGCATGCTTCTTAGACTATGGGCAGGGGCAGCCAGGACATGGCATAAGTGCATCAAATTCATCCCACAAATCCTTCAGCTTAGTGAAGTAATCAGTCACAATCATGGTGCCCTGTGTGAGGGTATGAATTTCTTTATGTAGGTATAATACTCTGAATCCATTAACCTTGTCGAATCTCTCCTTCAAGTCTTCCCACACTTTGTGTACATCAGAAGCATACAGAACACTGCTCAGAAGATCAGGCCTAACAGAGTTCATAATCCATGATAATACCACAATATTCACCTTCTCTCAGAGATCATGAAGAGCAGGTTCAAACCTAGACTTAGGAAAGCGACCATCAACAAAACCTAATTTTTTTTTCCTAGTAAACCAACTCTCATAGCATGACTCCACAATGCATAATTATCTTATCCATTCAATTGGAGATAAATAATGGAGCTACCTGGAGTATCAGTTGGTTGAAGGTACAGTGGATGGTTGTGGTCAATGACAGGAAAACTTGTGGTTCCAGCAGTGGAGGTACTTGTACCAGTAGCACGAGCGTGTTGAGCTTCAAATGGTGAAGAATTATCCTTAATCGCCATTACAACAACAGAGTAGCAGCAGATTTTAAACTTCGCTCAAATCTCAAACCCTAGTTTCGATTTGGATCACTTTCAGACACTTCAATACTCCGGGAGAGAAGCATAGTAACTAATCGAATACTGGTGAGCTGACGAGCGATCTAGATCGAGAgcataggctctgataccatgttagcaGCCATGACAATGTCGGTCACGGCTTTGTTACAGCTGAGTAATTATGGCCGTGAAGAAGAGAGGAGAAAAGAGAATGAAGCTACCGACTCTATGAAACTGAGAAAATAAAATCTTCTATTCATTTTAATGAGAGTACAGTGATtatatatacaactacaatattaaCAACCTTCCTAACTAACATTTACCATCTAACTAACTTCCTAACAACTAACTCTACCCCTTTAACTTAACTCTAGTATAGTCAGCTTGCTTAACCATAGTCAACTCAAAATTGCATTATCTCGAAATAATGCTTATTCTTACTTTCATAGTTCTACATTTTCCATCTGTATGTTTTGTTtggttttgctttttttttttcctttcaaaaaaGAAGTTCAATACTCCTATGTTTGTTGATTATAAGTTTATTTATGAATCAACGGACACAAGACTGTTTATGGCGATGTTCCTTCCGTGCTTTTATTCCCTTAGTGAAAGAGTAAGTGTATTTGAGTAATTTCAGGCTAACATCACCAAAGCATTGCTTTTGAAAAGTTCGAATGATATTTTTTGAGGTAGTATGCTAGCTTGATAATCCCTATTCCCAGCCAGACATCTCGCTGATTTTACAATCCTACTTTCTCTTTCATTTACTGTAATTTTTAagacaaaaatataaaataagtgCAAAAAGCTTATGGAATTTCCCCCAATTGTCTAACCTTTACCCGATCAAGGCCATAAGCAAGTACGATTTAGAGATGCTAAGTACTAAGTAGACTGCAAAAGCAGTGAATAATTAATGCATGTACCATATCACCTAAGCCTCTTTTTTTCTTAATATTTGTCTTCGGTAATTTTCACTCTGGACCCCTAACTTTGGAATATGGGATGGATATCCCCTAAATTTTGGATAGGTACTGGGTACAACCTTTTCCGTTGCACGACTTCCCAACATGTTTGAGAATAttttgataagaaattgaacacaATGGATAAGAAAACCCTAGTGAGTTGACTCAATGTGACAGAAGAAATAGCTCACACCCGATTTCAGTGAAAAATCAGAAATTTAGATTACAAAACAAGATTGTATGGGTATTAATACCAATAAATTTAATCTTTAGCGACCACtattttatgtgattttttgTTCTTTGTAATTTACAATGATATTTAATATAATTATTGAGTATTTTGTATGTGTTCTTCTATATATATGTGAAAACATATGCAATAATGATTACTATTTGGGAATtaccaaaaaataatattaaactcACATATCAACGACGGAAAACTTGGCCGTTAAAAGTGTTATTTGTGAAAATGACATACAATTAACGAAAGGCAAACTGGCCGTTAAAAAGGAGTTGCAACGACGGATTTTTCTTGCTGCCGCTAAAAGATCTTTAACGATCGGGATGGAATCCGGTCGTTAACTTTTAACGACTGATGACGATCGGATTTTCTCCGGTCATTATCGACTGGATATGGACTTTTAACGACTGAATTTCCCCTCGCTAAAAACTATTTTTCTTGTAGTGTATATTACTTTTAAGTGATTGTAAATATATTTGTAAAAGAGAAATCTTCTTTTTTATGTTTATTTTAATCCTTTCCatagaagaaaatgatgggtgAAAACTAAAAACAAACAATTGTCTCTCTGCAGCAGGTATATATACTACTtctagttttttctttttttccttattcGAGACCTATTACCTGGAGAAAGCTTATGATAAAGTTCCGAGAGAGGttctatggagatgtttggaggccaAAGGAGTGCCATTAGCGTATATTCGTGTGATccaggacatgtatgatggagctaagataCGGGTAAGGACAACAAGAGGAGACTCTGAATGATTCCCGGTtgagatggggttgcatcagggataATCACTTAGTCCATTTTTATTTTCCCTGGCAATGGATGCATTGACGCGGCACATTAAAGGGGAGGTACCTTGatgcatgttatttgcagatgac
Encoded proteins:
- the LOC138908222 gene encoding uncharacterized protein, translating into MAIKDNSSPFEAQHARATGTSTSTAGTTSFPVIDHNHPLYLQPTDTPEKVNIVVLSWIMNSVRPDLLSSVLYASDVHKVWEDLKERFDKVNGFRVLYLHKEIHTLTQGTMIVTDYFTKLKDLWDEFDALMPCPGCPCP